AGGGGCGAGTGGCCGTGCTGCTGGGCGTGCAGTCGCGCACGTTACCGGGCCACTTCTCCACCCCCTTCGGAGACGTGCGGCTCGTCACGGTCAAGGCCCTGCTGCCAACGGAACTGGCCTATTTGCTGGAGCACGGCGCGAAGGGCCAGGCCGAGCTGGCGCGGCGATTCGTGGAAAGCGGCGAGGAACACCTGTCCCAGGTCCGGCAACGGGCGGTCGTGTAGCGCGTTCTCGACGGACTCAGCCCAGGGAGCGCATACCCTCACCCCGACCCTCTCCCAGAGGGAGAGGGAGAGGAGGGACTCAGCCCGGCAGCAGGAAGCGGGCGATGACTCGCTTGAGACCCACGGCTCCACCGAAGTCCACCGTCACCTTCGCGTTGGGTCCGTTGCCGTCCGCCGAGATGATCTTCCCCATTCCGAACTGCTCGTGGCGCACCCGCATCCCTCGCACGTCCCCTCCCACCCCGTCCATGTCCGAGGTCTGCGAGTAGGAGCGGTCCACCCGCGGTCCGTCGTCCTCGTCGCCCCAGTTGCGCTTGCGCTGCACCATCGGCGCCGCCTTCGGCGCGGGCGTCTCGATGTCCTGCTCCGCGAAACCGAACAGTGACTGCGGCACCTCCCGCAGGAACCGCGAGGGCGGGTTGTAGCGCAGCTCGCCGAACAGCGAGCGGCACTGCGCCAGGCTCACGAAGAGCCGCTTGCGCGCACGCGTGAAGCCCACGTAGCAGAGCCGCCGCTCCTCGGCCATCTCCTCCCCGTCCGGATCATCCGCGGCCAGCGAGCGCGAGTGCGGGAAGACCCCGTCCTCCAGCCCGGTGATGAACACCGCGTCGAACTCGAGCCCCTTCGCCGCGTGCAGCGTCATCAGCGCCACCCGGCCCTCTCCCACGTCCGCGTCGGCCTCGCCCACCAGGCTGATCTGCTCCAGGAAGGCGTTGAGCGCGGGCACGTCCGCCGTGAGCGGCGAGGAGTCCAGCCCGTCCTCCTCCGGTGGGGTGGGCGCGGCGTCCTCCCCCTCCTCGTCTCCCACCGAAGAGGCCGCCACCGCCGCGGCCGCCCGGTTGAGGTCGAACTCCTGCGCCGCACCCAGGAACTCGCGCAGGTTCTCCGCGCGCGTCAGCGACTCGTCACTGCCCTCCGTGACGAGCGACTCCACCAGGTGCGTCTCCTTCAGCATCTGGTCCACCGCGCTCGCCGCGTCCTTCGACTCCTGCGCGCAGGCATGCAGCGAGGACACCACCGCGTGGAAGCCGGAGAGCCGGCGCACCGCCGCCGAGTTGAGGCCGGCGATCCGCTCGGGTGCCGCCGTCGCCTCGTACAGGCTCACCCCCGCCTGGTTGGCCCAGTCCACCAGCCGCTCCACCGTGGTGTCGCCGATACCACGCGCCGGCGTGTTGATGATGCGCAGCAGGTCCGCGTCCGAGCGCGGGTTCACCATCAATCGCAGGTAGGCCGCCGCGTCACGCACCTCGGCCCGGTCGTAGAAGCTGCGCCCGCTCACCAG
This is a stretch of genomic DNA from Archangium violaceum. It encodes these proteins:
- a CDS encoding ATP-dependent helicase — its product is MNADELLKDLNDPQREAVLHGDGPLLVLSGAGSGKTRVITRRVAHLVQVRGVAPWRILAVTFTNKAAREMRERLVHLLGLQAHELVVSTFHSSASMILRRVLREQSVAELLGLTPSFVIYDDGDQLQLIKRAMREVRVDPVMQPREILHRIDQEKNAARLPDDMAVDTEDLRGMVVQKTYRAYQRLLRAANAVDFGDLLLLLVALFRKRPDVLEQYRRRFQHILVDEFQDTNPVQYELLRLLAPPPRANLVVVGDDDQSIYRWRGASVDNIIGFPQAYAGARVVKLEQNYRSDQNILDAAHAVIARNSRRMPKKLWSDRPKGEILTLLMNRDERAEAQEVARRIHELQREGFIKYSGMAVFYRTNAQSRVLEEALRLARVPYTLVSGRSFYDRAEVRDAAAYLRLMVNPRSDADLLRIINTPARGIGDTTVERLVDWANQAGVSLYEATAAPERIAGLNSAAVRRLSGFHAVVSSLHACAQESKDAASAVDQMLKETHLVESLVTEGSDESLTRAENLREFLGAAQEFDLNRAAAAVAASSVGDEEGEDAAPTPPEEDGLDSSPLTADVPALNAFLEQISLVGEADADVGEGRVALMTLHAAKGLEFDAVFITGLEDGVFPHSRSLAADDPDGEEMAEERRLCYVGFTRARKRLFVSLAQCRSLFGELRYNPPSRFLREVPQSLFGFAEQDIETPAPKAAPMVQRKRNWGDEDDGPRVDRSYSQTSDMDGVGGDVRGMRVRHEQFGMGKIISADGNGPNAKVTVDFGGAVGLKRVIARFLLPG